Proteins from a genomic interval of Pseudomonadota bacterium:
- a CDS encoding BamA/TamA family outer membrane protein: protein MTPSAPRRSASSALPMIASLVVATLATACAAHANRKNVAGAKHEIDDIEIEGVERFDDDEILDHLYMCESSWIPFSEDCFFNEGYIPVDTQRIVELYRSYGYFHAEVTEIRQVPRGGRSDEVDIVVVVREGEPVLISRVSFHWLSEPGPDSGWGFDRSEVEAKARVAAPHPLEIVALDNAAARMRQDLQGRGYPLATAAHSAVVDLGRLAAEVRFSITVGARADIGKIRIVGLEAVPEYLVQREIDFAGGERFSPALLTRMERAVFAMDVFSPVTVLADREVGADGRIGITVTVSESEPQLVKIGVGLGLEPTRWEERVTGLYSHHDLFGQLTRFELRIKAGYAELPNPFKVVEHGPVLKIEPRLQKKGWIEKRLVWTMAPAFELGIQEGYQFYSPSTRLAISRMFFERLDVQLSHNLSFVDFFDVSPTLEANRSILGLDYRDPYLLVWVEVSSDLYLTDRVVDPRNGVVLGARYAVAGGALGGDYDFQKVVPRLRAYWKIAPRLQLAVQAETGLIFPYGDRPAAPFDMKFYLGGSDTVRGWGLRRLSPKTELCPDDGDCRSIPIGGYTMALGNLELRVRTWGKLYVVGFVDAGDVRAGRAEYDFTQLNYAAGGGLRYDSPFGKIRLDVGVRLNETQLSRGEDRWAFHLGLGEAF, encoded by the coding sequence GTGACACCGTCCGCACCGCGCCGCAGCGCCTCGAGCGCGCTGCCTATGATCGCGTCGCTCGTCGTCGCGACCCTGGCGACGGCATGCGCCGCCCACGCGAATCGCAAGAACGTCGCCGGGGCGAAGCACGAAATCGACGACATCGAGATCGAAGGGGTCGAGCGCTTCGACGACGACGAGATCCTCGATCATCTCTACATGTGCGAGTCGTCGTGGATCCCCTTCAGCGAGGACTGCTTTTTCAACGAAGGCTACATTCCCGTCGACACGCAACGGATCGTCGAGCTCTACAGGTCCTACGGTTACTTCCACGCCGAGGTCACGGAGATAAGGCAGGTCCCCCGAGGAGGGCGCTCGGACGAGGTCGACATCGTCGTCGTCGTCCGCGAGGGCGAGCCGGTGCTCATCTCCCGGGTCTCTTTTCACTGGCTGAGCGAGCCGGGGCCCGACTCGGGGTGGGGGTTCGACAGGTCCGAGGTCGAAGCCAAAGCTCGCGTCGCCGCTCCGCATCCCCTCGAGATCGTGGCCCTCGACAACGCCGCCGCGCGCATGCGACAGGATCTGCAAGGGCGCGGCTACCCCCTCGCCACGGCAGCGCACAGCGCCGTCGTCGACCTCGGGCGTCTCGCGGCCGAGGTTCGGTTCTCGATCACGGTAGGTGCGCGGGCGGACATCGGAAAGATCCGCATCGTCGGTCTCGAGGCGGTGCCGGAGTACCTCGTGCAGCGCGAGATCGACTTCGCCGGAGGCGAGCGGTTCTCGCCGGCGCTCCTCACGCGAATGGAGAGGGCCGTCTTCGCCATGGACGTGTTCAGCCCGGTGACCGTCTTGGCGGACCGGGAAGTCGGAGCCGACGGGCGGATCGGCATCACCGTGACCGTCTCCGAGTCGGAGCCGCAGCTCGTCAAGATCGGCGTGGGTCTCGGCCTGGAACCGACGAGATGGGAGGAACGGGTCACCGGGCTCTACTCCCATCACGATCTCTTCGGCCAGCTGACCCGCTTCGAGCTGCGGATCAAGGCCGGCTACGCCGAGCTCCCCAACCCCTTCAAGGTCGTGGAGCACGGCCCGGTCCTCAAGATCGAGCCGCGCCTGCAGAAGAAGGGTTGGATCGAGAAGCGGCTTGTGTGGACGATGGCGCCCGCGTTCGAGCTGGGCATCCAGGAGGGCTACCAGTTCTACTCGCCGAGCACGCGCCTCGCGATCTCGCGGATGTTCTTCGAAAGGCTGGACGTCCAGTTAAGCCACAACCTGAGCTTCGTCGACTTCTTCGACGTCTCCCCGACGCTCGAAGCGAACCGCTCGATCCTGGGGCTGGACTACCGCGACCCCTACCTGCTGGTCTGGGTCGAGGTGTCGAGCGACCTGTACCTGACCGACCGTGTCGTCGATCCGCGCAACGGCGTGGTGCTCGGCGCGCGGTACGCGGTGGCCGGCGGAGCCCTGGGCGGGGACTACGATTTCCAGAAGGTCGTCCCGCGGCTTCGCGCGTACTGGAAGATCGCCCCTCGCCTGCAGCTGGCCGTCCAGGCCGAGACCGGGCTGATCTTCCCCTACGGAGATCGCCCCGCGGCGCCGTTCGACATGAAGTTCTACCTCGGGGGCAGCGACACCGTTCGCGGCTGGGGCCTGCGGCGGCTCTCTCCCAAGACCGAGCTCTGCCCGGACGACGGCGACTGCCGCAGCATCCCCATCGGCGGCTACACGATGGCGCTCGGCAACCTGGAGCTGCGGGTTCGCACGTGGGGCAAGCTGTACGTCGTCGGTTTCGTCGACGCGGGCGACGTGCGCGCCGGGAGGGCCGAGTACGACTTCACGCAGCTCAACTACGCGGCCGGCGGCGGCCTCCGATACGACAGCCCCTTCGGCAAGATCCGGCTGGACGTGGGCGTTCGGCTCAACGAAACGCAGCTTTCACGGGGTGAGGATCGCTGGGCGTTCCATCTCGGCCTGGGCGAGGCGTTCTGA
- a CDS encoding OmpA family protein, with amino-acid sequence MRPTESSSRKNGCRVWHRNLTAFAVGLAACLAALLAEKPAAAAEFTLHVEPAVAFFVDEPQISRYTPGFYLAIRPGIQLNRVVALQWSYAYLVVGGDEGYDEVGSGHFLTTGIRLRPFATLRPEEEQLGGLFVDFNLGYVRTEDLNRFGFDTGIGYGFQAADWFSIGPAVRYGQIVQPADIPNRDADDAQFVTVGVDLAFGPAYEPSREEECPLVEECVQEEQEKLIETVALPCTTCPDDDKDGVCNVDDDCINEAGLPETLGCPVDPCGSKPLMVLVQFNFDSSKMPVWKTGAQTMDPVLDKIAAAINRDPGCRVCIMGHASEEGSAAYNKTLSSERASAVQGFMAAQGISESRMPTVGRGEDCPLLPVKSRILNRRVEFRRLGAGESCPTDCARRPYTP; translated from the coding sequence ATGAGACCCACAGAATCGAGCTCTAGGAAAAACGGATGCCGCGTGTGGCATCGCAACCTGACCGCCTTCGCAGTCGGGCTGGCAGCGTGCCTCGCCGCGCTGCTGGCGGAGAAGCCTGCCGCCGCCGCGGAGTTCACGCTCCACGTCGAACCGGCCGTCGCCTTCTTTGTGGATGAGCCGCAGATATCGAGGTACACGCCGGGGTTCTACCTGGCCATCAGGCCGGGCATCCAGCTCAACCGCGTGGTGGCCCTGCAGTGGTCGTACGCCTACCTCGTGGTCGGGGGGGATGAGGGCTACGACGAGGTCGGATCGGGGCACTTCCTGACGACCGGCATTCGGCTGCGGCCCTTCGCCACCCTCAGGCCCGAAGAGGAGCAGCTGGGCGGCCTGTTCGTGGACTTCAACCTGGGATACGTCCGGACCGAGGACCTGAACCGCTTCGGGTTCGACACGGGCATCGGCTACGGGTTCCAGGCCGCCGACTGGTTCTCGATAGGACCCGCCGTGCGGTACGGCCAGATCGTGCAGCCCGCCGACATCCCGAACCGCGACGCGGACGACGCGCAGTTCGTCACCGTCGGGGTGGATCTCGCCTTCGGGCCCGCGTACGAGCCGTCGAGGGAAGAGGAATGCCCGCTCGTGGAAGAGTGCGTGCAGGAGGAGCAAGAGAAACTGATTGAGACCGTGGCGTTGCCCTGTACCACGTGCCCGGACGACGACAAGGACGGCGTGTGCAACGTCGACGACGATTGCATCAACGAGGCCGGGCTGCCCGAGACGCTGGGCTGCCCCGTCGACCCGTGCGGCAGCAAGCCGCTCATGGTCCTGGTCCAGTTCAACTTCGACAGCTCGAAGATGCCCGTCTGGAAGACCGGCGCGCAGACCATGGATCCGGTGCTCGACAAGATCGCCGCGGCGATCAACCGGGACCCGGGGTGCCGCGTCTGCATCATGGGTCATGCGTCGGAGGAAGGGTCCGCCGCGTACAACAAGACTTTGAGCAGCGAACGGGCCTCGGCGGTGCAGGGGTTCATGGCCGCCCAAGGCATCAGCGAATCGCGGATGCCCACGGTGGGCAGGGGAGAGGATTGCCCGCTCCTTCCCGTGAAGTCGCGCATCTTGAACCGCCGGGTCGAGTTCCGCCGTCTCGGAGCGGGAGAGTCCTGCCCGACGGACTGCGCCAGAAGGCCCTATACTCCGTAG
- a CDS encoding Ig-like domain-containing protein, producing the protein MRSYKAVVIFFVFSQLLGCGNQLVGFPDADDDSTAPTVISTAPASGETDVAINLSVSATFSEEMDPASISGSTFTLYDGATPVAGAVSYAGYAASFDPTDNLEGGTVYTATITTGAADPAGNNLVADYVWNFTTGSSADTTPPTVISTIPVDDATDVVINASLTATFSEAMNPATISDSTFTLFDGTTPVAGAVSLVGATATFNPTTDLEVDTLYTGTITIGAADLAGNALAADYVWSFTTGAAADVTPPTVILTSPLDLAIDVAINTNVTATFSEAMDALTITDLTFTLLDGTTPVPGAVTYVGLTATFNPTADLVIDTEYTATITTVAEDLAGNALVADYVWSFTTTDGLAPTVISTIPMDAAIDVATDTDVSATFSEAMDTLTITDATFTLFDGLTPVSGAVTYAGVTATFNPTADLDSETVYTATITTGAEDLGGSPMAADYVWSFTIEDLTAPYVVSTIPTDEAIDVAVDSNVSAAFNEVMNGTTITDVTFTLLDGTTPVPGAVTYAGVTATFNPTADLAPETEYTATITAAAEDLAGNPMAADYVWSFTTMETTPPTIISTFPVDGEQYAAVDTDVTATFSETMDELTITDLTFTVLNGVTPVVGDVSYLGVTATFDPIADLEPGVVYTATITVDATDLAGNPLAPGLVPNPWTFTVDPGPVIVIDLGLAESFAIAATAGVTNTPTAPLTHINGDVVLDPLDQCNAVVVDGAGGFGLCDGSAPTIDGIVITNTYPDTTTSTAVKADLNAAFLFITPPAGPPAVGSLAGGTPLAAPTTMGNVTGSALVLGDNYFTPGVYISDTSILISDDITLDGGGDPNAIFIFQSASSLTTADGAPGTYTRILLTGGTQAKNVWWQVASSATIGLYSEFQGNILAAFDITMKTYSTACGRSMAGAWVGGAGAFVFDSNVVSVPGSCP; encoded by the coding sequence ATGAGAAGTTACAAAGCGGTAGTCATTTTCTTCGTGTTTTCGCAGCTCCTGGGGTGCGGAAACCAGCTGGTCGGGTTCCCCGACGCCGACGACGACAGCACCGCACCGACCGTCATCTCGACCGCCCCTGCGAGCGGCGAGACGGACGTTGCGATCAACCTGTCCGTCAGCGCCACCTTCAGTGAGGAGATGGATCCAGCGTCGATCTCAGGTTCCACTTTCACGTTGTACGACGGGGCGACGCCTGTCGCCGGCGCAGTGAGCTACGCCGGTTACGCCGCGAGCTTCGACCCGACGGACAACCTCGAAGGCGGCACCGTGTACACGGCCACGATCACCACGGGGGCTGCGGACCCGGCCGGAAACAACCTGGTCGCGGACTACGTTTGGAACTTCACCACCGGGAGCTCTGCGGACACCACGCCGCCCACGGTGATCTCCACCATCCCCGTGGACGATGCGACGGACGTGGTGATCAACGCGTCCCTCACCGCCACCTTCAGTGAGGCGATGAATCCCGCGACGATCTCCGACTCCACGTTCACGTTGTTCGACGGAACGACGCCTGTCGCCGGCGCGGTGAGTCTCGTCGGAGCCACCGCGACGTTCAACCCGACGACCGATCTCGAGGTCGACACCCTGTACACGGGTACGATCACGATCGGGGCTGCGGACCTCGCGGGCAACGCGCTGGCCGCCGACTACGTGTGGAGCTTCACCACCGGCGCCGCCGCCGACGTCACTCCGCCCACGGTCATCCTCACGAGCCCATTGGACCTGGCCATCGACGTGGCCATCAACACGAACGTGACCGCCACCTTCAGCGAGGCGATGGACGCGCTGACGATCACCGACCTCACCTTCACGCTGCTCGACGGGACGACACCGGTCCCGGGCGCGGTGACCTACGTCGGCCTCACGGCGACCTTCAACCCGACGGCCGATCTCGTCATCGATACCGAGTACACGGCCACGATCACCACGGTCGCCGAGGATCTGGCGGGCAACGCTCTGGTCGCGGACTACGTGTGGAGCTTCACGACCACGGACGGTTTGGCGCCCACGGTCATCTCCACCATCCCGATGGACGCGGCGATCGACGTGGCCACGGACACCGACGTGTCGGCCACCTTCAGCGAGGCGATGGACACGCTGACGATCACCGACGCCACCTTCACCCTGTTCGACGGGCTGACGCCCGTGTCCGGCGCTGTCACCTACGCCGGCGTCACGGCGACCTTCAACCCGACCGCGGATCTCGATTCCGAGACCGTGTACACGGCGACGATCACGACCGGCGCGGAGGATCTGGGCGGCAGCCCGATGGCCGCGGACTACGTGTGGAGCTTCACCATCGAGGACCTCACGGCGCCCTACGTCGTCTCCACCATCCCGACGGACGAGGCGATCGACGTGGCCGTGGACAGCAACGTGTCCGCCGCCTTCAACGAGGTGATGAACGGAACGACGATCACCGACGTCACCTTCACCCTGCTCGACGGGACGACGCCCGTGCCCGGCGCGGTGACCTACGCCGGCGTCACGGCGACCTTCAACCCGACCGCGGATCTCGCCCCCGAGACAGAGTACACGGCCACCATCACCGCCGCCGCCGAGGATCTGGCCGGCAACCCGATGGCCGCGGACTACGTGTGGAGCTTCACCACGATGGAGACCACGCCGCCCACCATCATCTCCACGTTCCCCGTGGACGGTGAGCAGTACGCGGCCGTGGACACGGATGTGACCGCCACCTTCAGCGAGACGATGGACGAGCTGACGATCACCGACCTCACCTTCACCGTGCTGAACGGGGTGACGCCGGTTGTCGGCGACGTGAGCTACCTCGGCGTCACCGCGACGTTCGACCCGATCGCGGATCTCGAGCCCGGCGTCGTGTACACGGCCACGATCACGGTGGACGCGACCGACCTGGCCGGCAACCCGCTGGCGCCCGGGCTGGTGCCGAACCCCTGGACGTTCACCGTGGATCCCGGTCCGGTCATCGTGATCGACCTCGGCTTGGCCGAATCGTTCGCGATTGCGGCCACCGCCGGGGTCACCAACACCCCGACCGCGCCGCTCACGCACATCAACGGGGACGTCGTGCTGGATCCGCTCGATCAGTGCAACGCCGTGGTCGTCGACGGCGCGGGGGGCTTCGGCCTCTGCGACGGCTCGGCACCGACCATCGACGGGATCGTCATTACGAACACGTACCCCGACACGACCACTTCCACGGCCGTCAAGGCCGACCTGAACGCGGCGTTCCTCTTCATCACCCCTCCCGCCGGCCCCCCGGCCGTCGGGTCATTGGCAGGGGGCACGCCCCTGGCAGCTCCCACCACGATGGGAAACGTGACCGGGAGCGCGCTGGTGCTCGGAGACAACTACTTCACGCCCGGCGTCTATATCTCCGACACGTCGATCCTGATTTCGGACGACATCACGCTCGACGGTGGCGGCGACCCGAACGCCATCTTCATCTTCCAGTCCGCGAGCTCGCTCACCACGGCGGACGGCGCACCCGGGACGTACACTCGCATCCTCCTGACCGGCGGCACTCAGGCCAAGAACGTCTGGTGGCAGGTCGCCAGCTCGGCGACGATCGGATTGTACTCCGAGTTCCAGGGCAACATCCTGGCCGCCTTCGACATCACCATGAAGACCTACTCGACCGCCTGCGGCAGGTCGATGGCCGGAGCGTGGGTCGGTGGAGCCGGCGCGTTCGTCTTCGATTCCAACGTCGTTTCGGTACCGGGCAGCTGCCCGTAG